A single window of Gossypium arboreum isolate Shixiya-1 chromosome 13, ASM2569848v2, whole genome shotgun sequence DNA harbors:
- the LOC108463217 gene encoding probable L-type lectin-domain containing receptor kinase S.7 — MPPRNLLVFLLFLFPLLFTFDSPFIILAESTSFNFPFFTVRNLTLLGDSHLKNGVIGLTRETAVPSSSSGTLIYNHPIHFLDQDSNITASFSTTFSFTINSVDPTTFGDGLTFFLSPDNQTLGSSGAYLGLANSSVLAKNKFLAIEFDTKLDTRFNDSNDNHVGLDVNSLNSIKATDALLQDIDLKSGNLITAWIVYKNDLRVLNVFLSYSTVKPQTPLLSVDIDLSGYLNEYVFVGFSASTEGSTGIHSIENWSFKTFGFLPVRPRSHPHNVSGSSVTVPSVVPASNSTNRHHKRLGLGLGIAGPAFFFVVLAVFGYVSVKKWKDMRIEKNLKAEILAGPREFSYKELYAATRGFHSSRIIGRGAFGNVYKAIFASSGCVSAVKRSKHSREGKTEFLAELSIIAGLRHKNLVQLQGWCAEKGELLLVYEFMPNGSLDTLLHQHPENGLLLTWSHRQNIAVGLASVLAYLHQECEQQVIHRDIKTSNIMLDGNFNPRLGDFGLARLMDHDKSPVSTLTAGTMGYLAPEYLQYGKATEKTDVFSYGVVILEVACGRRPIEREVNSQKMVNLIDWVWGLLGEGRIIDAADKRLKGDFNEEEMRKLLLVGLSCAHPDSTERPSIRRILQILNNEADPIAVPKMKPSLTFSCSLTVEDIVSDDEESKTTQS; from the coding sequence ATGCCACCAAGAAACCTTCTTGTTTTCTTGCTGTTTCTCTTTCCCCTCCTCTTCACCTTCGATTCCCCATTTATAATCTTAGCTGAAAGTACCAGCTTTAATTTCCCATTCTTCACTGTTAGGAACCTCACTCTCCTTGGTGATTCTCATCTTAAAAATGGCGTTATAGGCCTAACCAGGGAGACTGCTGTTCCTTCTTCCAGCTCAGGTACTCTCATCTACAACCACCCAATTCATTTTCTCGATCAAGATTCCAATATCACTGCTTCTTTCTCCACCACTTTCTCTTTTACCATCAACAGTGTCGACCCCACCACTTTCGGTGATGGTTTAACCTTCTTTCTTTCACCTGATAACCAAACCCTTGGGAGTTCAGGTGCGTATCTTGGTCTTGCTAATTCTTCAGTTTTGGCCAAGAACAAGTTTTTAGCCATTGAGTTTGATACCAAGCTTGATACTCGGTTCAATGATTCCAATGACAATCATGTCGGTTTGGATGTTAACTCCCTCAATTCAATCAAGGCTACTGATGCATTGTTGCAAGATATCGATTTGAAGAGTGGGAATTTGATCACTGCTTGGATTGTTTACAAGAATGATTTGAGGGTCTTGAATGTTTTCTTGAGTTATTCAACTGTAAAGCCTCAAACACCATTGTTGTCTGTGGATATTGATTTGTCTGGATACCTTAACGAGTACGTGTTTGTTGGGTTTTCAGCATCAACAGAAGGGAGTACGGGCATTCACTCGATTGAGAATTGGAGTTTCAAGACTTTTGGTTTCCTTCCCGTGAGACCAAGATCACATCCTCATAATGTATCCGGTAGTTCAGTCACAGTACCATCAGTTGTTCCTGCATCAAATTCTACCAATAGACACCACAAGAGGCTTGGTTTAGGACTTGGGATTGCCGGTCCAGCCTTCTTTTTTGTCGTGCTTGCTGTTTTCGGTTATGTATCAGTGAAGAAATGGAAGGATATGAGAATAGAAAAGAATCTGAAAGCAGAGATTTTGGCAGGGCCTAGGGAGTTTAGTTACAAAGAACTGTATGCAGCCACAAGAGGCTTTCACTCAAGTAGAATCATAGGGCGGGGTGCGTTCGGGAATGTTTACAAGGCCATCTTCGCCTCTTCGGGGTGTGTTAGTGCGGTGAAAAGATCAAAACACTCCCGTGAAGGTAAAACCGAGTTCCTTGCTGAATTGTCTATCATAGCTGGTTTGAGGCACAAGAATCTGGTTCAGCTACAAGGTTGGTGTGCTGAGAAAGGTGAATTGTTGCTTGTTTATGAGTTTATGCCTAATGGAAGCCTTGATACCCTGCTTCATCAACACCCTGAGAATGGCTTATTGCTGACATGGTCCCATAGACAAAATATTGCTGTCGGATTGGCCTCTGTCTTAGCTTACCTGCACCAAGAATGTGAACAACAAGTCATTCACAGAGACATAAAGACAAGTAATATAATGCTTGATGGCAACTTTAATCCAAGACTTGGTGATTTCGGATTGGCAAGGCTGATGGATCATGACAAGAGTCCTGTTTCAACACTTACTGCTGGCACCATGGGCTACCTTGCCCCTGAATATCTTCAGTACGGGAAAGCAACCGAGAAAACTGATGTTTTCAGCTACGGTGTCGTTATTCTTGAAGTAGCTTGTGGTAGAAGGCCGATAGAGAGGGAAGTAAACAGCCAGAAAATGGTGAATTTGATTGACTGGGTGTGGGGCTTGCTTGGTGAGGGAAGGATCATTGATGCAGCTGATAAAAGGTTGAAAGGGGATTTCAATGAGGAAGAAATGAGGAAGTTGTTGCTTGTAGGTTTGAGCTGTGCACACCCTGATAGTACTGAGAGGCCTTCAATCAGGAGAATCCTTCAGATCCTTAACAATGAGGCTGATCCAATAGCCGTGCCGAAGATGAAACCGAGTCTCACTTTCTCTTGTAGCTTAACTGTTGAGGACATTGTTTCAGATGATGAAGAAAGCAAAACAACTCAAAGCTGA